A region of the Camelina sativa cultivar DH55 unplaced genomic scaffold, Cs unpScaffold04882, whole genome shotgun sequence genome:
CCACTCAAACAAGTGTTGTCCAAGATTTCCCTGTGGCATGTACTCGTAGACAAGCAACCTCTCGTTCCCGTTCACACAGTAACCTAATAAAGCGACCAGGTGTCTATGCCTGACCTTAGTGAGTACCGCTATCTCAGCCTGAAACTCGCTCATTCCTTTATTACCCATTGCTGAACATTCCATCCTCTTGACCGCAGTCTTTGTTCCGTCGTGTAATTCCCCAGCGTATACAACACCAAAACCACCTCTACCCAATATGTTATCCTCACTGAAATTATTTGTCACCTGACGAAGAACCTCCATTG
Encoded here:
- the LOC109131772 gene encoding receptor-like kinase TMK4 → YGKFNRTDPEKAGKVLVSDAISNGGGSGGYANGHGANNFNALNSPSSGDNSDRFLLESGSVTIPMEVLRQVTNNFSEDNILGRGGFGVVYAGELHDGTKTAVKRMECSAMGNKGMSEFQAEIAVLTKVRHRHLVALLGYCVNGNERLLVYEYMPQGNLGQHLFEWRELGYSPLTWKQRVSIALDVARGVEYLHSLAQQ